From Vanessa tameamea isolate UH-Manoa-2023 chromosome 26, ilVanTame1 primary haplotype, whole genome shotgun sequence, one genomic window encodes:
- the LOC113393561 gene encoding dual specificity protein phosphatase CDC14A-like, producing the protein MDESDVIISSTEIIKDRLYFATLKTGYKPKPTRNSKYFHIEDDIVYENFYFDFGPYHLCHLYQFCNRLNDELEKNPKKKIVFYTSNNETLRLNAAYLIGSYQIIYLGGSPAAVYKQLTEGSWSLLSFRDASGGPPLFDISLLDVLHGMKVAHDAKFFDFEHFDAEQYLFYEKVENGDLNWIVPAKMLAFSGPHHRSRLDRGYPLHSPEHYHEYFKKHNVTTIVRLNKKSYDAKQFTTHGFEHRELFFVDGSVPSDLIVNRFIRIAEAAKGAVAVHCKAGLGRTGTLIACYMMKHHGFTAREAIAWLRVCRPGSVIGHQQWFLENIQPRMHALGEAYRRRLNITSFPVFTRGIYSDLPPEPIKAIEDKPVSLQSILNNRNANKLDNANVLNANETDSENNVTSVIGKYKTTATPMLPTKTMFTPKLNYMMPTNNIRNANNTNLKPQPRILNASLKSHYASKTSTFPPTRSANSQAKLTGGVKPPFTGKNSFHGQRANLARPTLAYSHSGSPVKTFTRKAMSVSKITTNDSAVVTTLTNVTSTLSALTENCHLNGKNRLPSEPNLKNVAQVKTTANNVTVRKKLIVRSNSISRKKLPKSLTKNGLEASQDLSSSDTNITNISADSLDTPFRFRRKRDKSKTPEPMDCISNSVITADVTPDNYEETGNSQGNKLYKIKALRKKCPAFGVSLLKKDGIQTRSSSCASSSTVKKK; encoded by the exons ACAGATTGTACTTCGCAACACTTAAAACGGGATATAAGCCCAAACCAACACGCAACAGCAAATATTTCCACATAGAAGATGACATTGTATACGAGAACTTTTACTTCGACTTCGGTCCCTACCACCTCTGCCATCTTTATCAATTCTGCAATCGTCTCAATGATGAGTTGGAGAAGAATCCCAAGAAGAAGATTGTGTTTTATACCAGCAACAATGAGACGCTTCGACTCAACGCAGCTTACCTCATCGGAAGTTATCAG ataatatACTTGGGTGGATCCCCGGCGGCGGTGTACAAGCAGCTCACCGAAGGTTCGTGGTCGCTTCTGAGTTTCCGAGACGCGTCTGGCGGCCCTCCTCTCTTTGACATATCGTTGTTGGACGTGTTACACGGAATGAAAGTCGCTCATGACGCTAAGTTCTTCGACTTCGAACATTTTGATGCTGAGCAGTATTTGTTTTATGAG AAAGTTGAAAATGGCGATCTCAATTGGATAGTTCCTGCTAAAATGCTGGCGTTTTCTGGACCTCATCATAGATCTCGGCTCGATCGCGGATACCCTCTCCACAGCCCAGAGCACTACcatgaatactttaaaaaacataacgTGACAACAATTGTTAGACTCAATAAGAAATCTTACGATGCTAAACAATTTACCACCCATGGTTTCGAGCACAGAGAGTTGTTCTTCGTCGATGGGTCGGTACCGTCTGATCTGATAGTGAATAGGTTCATTCGTATCGCGGAAGCAGCTAAGGGAGCAGTCGCCGTACATTGTAAAG CTGGTCTTGGCAGAACGGGTACACTGATCGCGTGCTACATGATGAAACATCACGGATTCACAGCGCGGGAAGCCATCGCGTGGCTCAGGGTCTGTCGACCTGGATCAGTTATTGGACACCAGCAGTGGTTTTTGGAGAA CATTCAGCCGCGAATGCACGCTCTGGGCGAGGCGTACCGCCGCCGGCTCAATATCACGTCGTTTCCCGTGTTCACTCGCGGCATCTACAGCGACCTGCCGCCCGAACCCATCAAGGCGATTGAGGACAAACCCGTCTCATTACAGTCCATTCTGAACAACAGAAACGCTAACAAG TTGGATAATGCGAACGTTCTAAACGCCAACGAAACGGATTCAGAAAATAACGTCACATCGGTGATCGGTAAATATAAGACGACCGCCACACCAATGCTGCCCACGAAGACCATGTTCACGCCTAAACTGAACTACATGATGCCGACTAACAACATCAGAAATGCCAACAACACTAACCTAAAGCCCCAACCCAGAATTTTAAACGCTTCGCTCAAGTCCCACTATGCGTCGAAGACTTCGACCTTCCCGCCAACAAGAAGTGCCAATTCTCAAGCGAAACTGACCGGGGGAGTCAAGCCCCCCTTTACAGGTAAGAACAGCTTCCACGGCCAACGCGCGAATCTGGCTAGGCCCACTCTCGCCTACTCGCACAGTGGTAGTCCTGTCAAGACCTTCACGCGGAAGGCCATGTCCGTCTCCAAGATCACGACCAACGATTCCGCGGTGGTGACCACGCTCACCAATGTCACTTCCACCTTGTCAGCTTTGACTGAAAACTGTCATTTGAACGGGAAGAATCGCCTACCGTCGGAACCAAATCTGAAGAACGTCGCTCAGGTAAAAACGACAGCCAACAACGTGACCGTTAGAAAAAAGTTAATCGTAAGATCGAATTCAATCTCACGCAAGAAACTTCCGAAGAGTCTAACAAAGAATGGCCTCGAGGCGTCACAAGACCTCTCCTCCAGCGATACGAATATAACCAATATATCCGCGGACTCCCTCGATACGCCATTCCGTTTCAGACGGAAAAGGGACAAGTCGAAGACTCCCGAGCCGATGGACTGCATATCTAATTCCGTGATAACGGCCGACGTTACGCCCGACAACTACGAGGAGACCGGCAACTCTCAAGGGAATAAGTTGTACAAGATCAAAGCGTTGCGGAAAAAGTGTCCCGCGTTCGGAGTCAGCTTGCTCAAAAAGGACGGCATACAGACCCGGTCGAGTAGTTGCGCGAGTAGCTCGACCGTCAAGAAGAAATGA